Below is a window of Herminiimonas arsenicoxydans DNA.
CATGGCTTGCCGCCACTGAAATCGGCGCCGCCGTGGTCATCAAACCACGCGACGGCAATCAGGGCAAGGGCGTTTCCGTCAACCTGAAAACCCGCGAAGAAATCGAAGTCGGCTTTGCCGCAGCGCAAGTTATTTGCGACGACGTAGTGATCGAACGCTATATCTCGGGCCAGGATTACCGCTTCCTCGTGGTCGGCAAACAGCTGATCGCCGCCGCCCGTCGCACACCGCCGGAAGTTATCGGCGATGGCGTACAAACCATACAGCAATTGATCGATCAGGTTAACCTCGATCCCTTGCGCGGTGACGGCCACGCATCACCACTGACCAAGATCAAGGTAGACAAAACGACTCTGGCCACGCTGGAAAAACAAAGCCACACGCTGGAAAGCATTCCGGCCAAAGGCGTGCCTGTGGTATTGCGCAACAATGCCAACCTGAGCACTGGCGGCATCGCCACCGACGTCACCGACGATGTGCATCCCGAACTGGCGGCACGCGTGGTCGAAGCAGCGCAAATGATCGGTCTGGATATCGCTGGTGTCGATCTGGTGTGTGAAAACGTCCACAATACGCTGGAAGAACAAGGCGGCGGCATCGTCGAAGTCAATGCTGCACCCGGCTTGCGCATGCACATCAAACCTTCGTTCGGCAAAGGCCGTCCGGTCGGCGAAGCAATTGTTTCCACCATGTTTGCCGAAGGCGACGATGGCCGCATCCCGGTTGTCGCCGTTGCCGGCACCAACGGCAAAACCACCACCGTGCGTTTGATTGCGCATATTTTGCAAGCCAACAAGCACCGCGTCGGCATGACCACTACCGATGGCGTGTACATCGAAAATCAGCGCATCGATACCGGCGACTGCAGCGGCCCGCGCAGCGCACGCAATGTATTGATGCATCCGGATGTCGATGCAGCCGTGTTTGAAACCGCACGCGGCGGTGTCCTGCGCGAAGGTCTGGGTTTCGACCGCTGCAACGTCGCCGTCGTTACCAATATCGGCGTGGGCGATCATCTGGGCCTGAACTTCATTTCGACCGTGGAAGATCTGGCGGTCGTCAAACGTGTCATCGTGCAAAACGTGGCGCCCAACGGCACCGCCGTATTGAATGCCGCCGATCCGATGGTGGCCAACATGGCAGCCAGTTGCCCCGGCAGCGTGACCTTCTTTGCCAAGGACGGCAACCATGCCGTACTGGCCACGCACCGCGCAAAAGGCCATCGCGTAGTGTTCCTCGACGGTACTTCCATCGTGGCGTCGGAAGGTGCGTTCGAGCACCGGATTGCGCTGGCCGATATTGCGATCACGCATAACGGTCTGATCGGTTTCCAGATCGAAAATGCCATGGCCGCAATCGGCGCCGCATGGAGCCTCAATCTGTCCTGGGATATCGTATTGAACGGCTTGCGTACATTTGAAAACAGCGCCGCCACCACACCGGGCCGTTTCAATCTGTTTACGCACCACGGCGCCACCGTCATCGCCGACTACGGCCACAACCCGGATGCCATCGAAGCGCTGACCCACGCCGTGGAAGCCATGCCGGCCAAACGCCGCATGGTTGTCATCAGCGGTGCCGGCGATAGGCGCGACGACGATCTGCGCCGCCAGACTGAAATCCTCGGCGATGCATTTGACGACGTGATTCTGTATGAAGACCAATGCCAGCGCGGCCGTGCAGATGGCGAAGTGCTGGCATTGCTGCGTCAGGGTTTGACAAAGGCAAAGCGGGCAAAATCAATAAAGGAAATTCACGGTGAATTTTTGGCGATCGATACCGCATTGGCTAGCCTGCAAGCGGGTGATCTATGTTTGATCCTGGTGGACCAGGTAGAAGAAGCACTGGCGCATATTGCCTCGCGCGTAGCGTGATCCCAAAAATAAAAAGCCAGCACAACGCTGGCTTTTTATTTTAGAGAAAATTGTCTTGGAATTGGTAGCGCAGACCGATTGCATGCTGATCCGCTTTCGACTCATCACCTTTTCCCATTTCTCGCAGCATGGCTTGCTTGAACATTTCGCATTAATGGCTTCCTCAGGCTGGATTGAGCCGCTCTACAGAGTAGCTAGGAATAATGCGCAGCCTGCGCCATATATTCATGATGTTCAGTATTGATATGCGAAATGCGCCATTCGACCGGCTGATCGTCATATGAATAAGCCACGCGCCGCACCTCCAGCAAGGGCGCACCTATCGCCAGATGCAACAGATCAGCATAGCGCGCATCGGCGCTGACCGCGCGCAGGCGTTCTTCAATACGAATAATGCTGATGCCGAAGCGCACCTGGTACAGACTGTACAAGGTGTTCGGGCGATTACGTAGCACTGCTTCCGTAAGCCCGACGAACAACAAATCCGGCACCGTGATGTCATCGACGATCACCGGCGCACCCTGCAGGCTCAGGACATTGGTAAATTCATACACCTTGCTGCCAGGCTGACGCAGCTTTTGCACCGCCAGCGTACCTGCTTTCTTTTTGGCGAAAGCAATCAACTCCAAATGCGGATAGCTCTTGGTACCATCATGGTTAGCCACGTTGAAAAAACGGAACATTTGCTGTTCGCGGTTGTGCATGGAGACAAAAGTGCCGCGACCTTGATGCCGGATCAGGATATTTTCCGCGACCAGCTCGTCTATCGCCTTGCGCAAGGTTCCGATCGACACGGAAAACAATTCACATAATTTTTTCTCGGCCGGAATCGCTTCGCCGGGTTTCCACTCGCCTGCCGCAAGCGCGCGCAGCACACGACGTTTGACCTCTTTGTAGAGGGTGGTTCCTACGGTAGTGGAGTGATCGAATTCAAGCATATTTGTCAATTGTCTCGATGTTGAGCTGTGAGCAGATCTGCTGTGCGGCGTACAAAAAATTCTCATGTGGAATTGATCATAGCACCGGAAAGATGAAAGTGATACATGTCATATAGTTGACATTGATGATTATGCAGTCTACAGTCGTGCGCAATATGTGGACGAAGAGCATGCCGGTAATTGCCGGCAGCTGATTGATCAATGTCAATATCAGTGCCTGCGAACTTATTTGATGACTTCTCAATTCGGCGTAGTGTTGTTTGGCGCGATGCTGGCGGCGATCGTGTCGGGCAGCAGCGGTTTTGCCTTTGGGCTGATTGCTTCGGCGGTCTGGCTGCATGTGCTGGCACCCAGCCAGGTTGTGCCCCTAGTAGTCGCTTGTTCGCTCTTGGTTAATCTGGTGATGGTGTGGCAGTTGCGCCGCGTAATCAAATTGAATCTGTTATGGCCGTTCTTGCTGGGCGCAATGGTCGGCGTACCGATAGGTGTAGCGGCGCTGCATAGCCTGGATGCAAAAATGGTGCGGCAAGGCGTGGGCGCACTACTGATTACTTATAGTACGTACATGTTTTTGCAGCCGAAGATGCCGGTGATTCGTCTGACAGGCCTCAGCGGCAAGATTGCCGATGGCGCAGTCGGCATGCTGGGCGGTTTCATGGGAGGGGCCACCAGCCTCAATGGCGTATTCCCAACCTTGTGGTGCGGTTTGCGCGGCTGGACCAAGTCGGAGCAACGCGGCGTGTTCCAGCCTTATATTTTGATCGTGCATGCCGTAACGCTGGCATGGATGGGAGGTGCCGGTGAGCTCAATCGGCAAACCGGCATAGATATTTTGCTGTGCGTGCCGGCCTTGTTGATAGGTAGCTGGCTGGGGCTGCGTTTGTTTCATCACGTCAGCGAAAAGGGATTCCGGAAATTGATGCTCGGTTTGTTCTTCCTGTCCGGATTGGCTTTGGTAGTTTCTCGATGAAAGGTTGTTCTGCAGTTACGCGATAGTCCATTAGAAAAAACTTAACGATTCGGTTTTGTCTCAAATAAATCAAAAACGAGGAGATGTCATGAAATTTCGCACATTCAGTTTACGCGCGCTAATTGGTTCATGTTTTTTAATGGGAGCGATCGCTAACGTTTCCGCCGAGGTCAACAAAATCGGTATCGCGCAGCAGTACGGCATCAGCTACCTGCCGCTCATGATCATGGAAGAAAACAAGCTGCTGGAGAAAGCAGCAAAGGAAGCCGGCTTGGGCGACATCACGGTGCAATGGGCCAAGTTCGCCGGCGGTAACGTCATGAACGATGCGCTGCTGTCCGGCGACCTGCAATTTGCTTCCGGCGGCTTAGGGCCATTCATTACCTTGTGGGCCAAAACCAAAGACAACATCGGCGTCAGGGCAGTAGCCGCCATGAATTCCATGCCGCTCTTACTGAATACCCGCAACCCTGATATCAAGACGCTGCAAGACTTTACCGAAAAAGACAAGATTGCATTACCGGCAGTAAAAGTATCGATCCAGGCGATCACACTGCAAATGGCGGCAGAAAAAGCCTTCGGATCGGGCCAGGAAAATCGACTCGATAAATTCACCGTCACGCAATCGCATCCCGATGGCATGGCCGCCATGCTGTCCGGCAGTAGCGAAATCAATAGCCACTTCACTTCCCCACCCTTCCAATACACGGAACTGGATAGACCCGGCATCCATACGGTAGTCAATTCCTATGAAGTCACCGGCGGACCACATACCTTTAACGTGGTGTGGGCCAGCAAAAAATTCGTTGATGCGAATCCCAAAACCTATGCCGCATTCCTGAAGGCATTCGACTCGTCGATTGCGATGATCAACAAGGATAAGAAGGCTGCAGCGGAATTTTATATTCGTGCGAGCAAGTCCAAAGAGAGCGTGGAATCAATCGAAAAAATGCTCAACGATCCGAATATAGAGTTCACCACCACTCCGAAAAACACCATGAAATATGCTGATTTCATGTATCGCATCGGCATGGTGAAAGTAAAGCCGGCTTCGTGGAAAGACATGTTTTTCCCGAATATGTACAACCTGCCTGGCAGCTGATCCATCACTCTCATACAAACGGAACTCAGATGACGACAAGTCTCAAGGTCAAGGTCTGGCGCGGCAAGCAGGATGGCGCTTTTGTCAGTTATGAGGTGCCACGGCGGGAGAGCCAGACCGTGCTGGATGTAGTGACCTACATCCAGCGCCATCTGGATAGCACACTGAGCTATCGCTTCTCCTGCCGGGTCGGGATGTGCGGCTCATGCGCGATGACCGTCAATGGCGTCGCGCGCTGGACCTGCCGCACGCACGTGTCGAAAGTGGCCAGCAATGGCGAACTGGAAATCGCGCCACTGTCTAACCTGCCGGTGGTGAAAGATCTGGCTACCGACATGAGCGAATTCTTCGATAAATGGGCACGCGGCAAAGGTCAGTTCAAAGGCACACGCACGCGCCATGAAGAATTCGCCAGCGTCGATCCGGCATCCAAGGCGCGCGTGGCAGCCAGCGCCGGAATCGAGTGCATCGGTTGCGGCGTCTGTTACGCCTCATGTGATGTGGTGACGTGGCGTCCGGCCTTTCTCGGCCCCGCAGCACTGAATCGCGCCTGGACTCTGGTCAACGATGTACGCGACGCCAATCAGGAAGAACGGCTGCGTGCAGTCGCGGGCGATTCTGGTTGCCATGCCTGTCATACACAAGGTTCGTGTACGCAGCGTTGCCCGAAACAGATCGCACCGACGGCTGGTATTGCTGGCCTGAAACTGCTTGCAGCACGCGCGGCACTGCGAGGGAAACTATGAGCAGCGTCGCAGCGCAACAGGCACGTGCGTGGTACGTGCAACGCATCAGCGCGATGGTATTGGCACTCTGCGTCATCGTGCATATCGGCATCATCATGTATGCCGTGCGTGGCGGTTTGAGCGGCAGCGAAATTCTGGCACGCACACGCGGCAGCTGGGCATTCGGCTTGTTTTACAGCGTTTTTGTACTGGCTTGTGCCGCACACGTACCGGTCGGGCTGGCCAACATCGCACAGGAATGGCTGGGCTGGACTGCCGGTCGCTCGCGCATGCTGTCGCTATTGGCGGGGCTGCTGATCCTGGCGATGGGATGGTGTGCAGTATATGGAGTAACACTGTCATGAAGCGTACCAACGATTACCGCGCCAGATCGCATCCGGCTTACTGGGCTTTTCTCGTACATCGTTTGTCCGGACTGGTGCTGGCCCTGTTCCTGCCGCTGCACTTCTTGGCGCTCAGCCAGGCTATACGCGGCGAGGCAGAACTCAATGCATTCATCCGTATTGCCGATCAACCCTTGTTCAAGTTCGGCGAATGGGGTCTGGTGGTGCTGCTATCGCTGCACATGATGGGCGGCGTACGCTTGCTGCTGATCGAGTTTCGCGACTGGAGCGGGACCCGCAACAATTGGATAGCCGCTGCACTTGGGGTCGGCCTGGCAACCGGATTGGCATTTGCACTTGCCCTTATTAGCTAATACAGACAGGAACGGACACCGTGAAAATCGACCTGAAGATAGTTGAAGAGACGGCCAAGGAGTTGTATATCCGCGCCCTCAAAATTCTTCCACCCGACATCAAGAGTGGTTTATCGGAGCTGGTAAAACATGAGACCGCACCCAGCGCAAAAAACATACTGGCGACGATGGTCACCAATATCAGCGTCGCTGAAGCACAAGACAATCTGCTCTGCCAGGACACCGGTGTACCCATTTACAAGATCACCATCGGCAGCGGCGTTGAAGTCGATGGCTATGCATTGAAGCAGGCGATCCGCACCGGTTGCGAACGCGCCACGCGCGAACATCCGCTGCGCTCCTCCGTCGTCCATCCGCTGACGCGCAAAAACGAACACACATCGTGCGGCATAGAAATCCCTGCGATCAGCATCGATTTTTCTCCAACGCCTGATGTGATGACGATACTGATGATTCCGAAAGGCAGCGGCTCCGAAAACAATTCCTTCCTGAAGATGGCGATCCCGGCAGAAGGCATAGACGCGATCAAGAAATTCACCGTCGATTGCGTGCTGGCAGCCGGAGGAAAAACCTGCCCACCGACGATAGTCGGCGTCGGCATAGGCGGCACTTCCGAGTTGTGTGTGGCGCTGGCCAAGCGTGCATCCACGCGTGCGCTTGGCACGCACTGCGCCGATCCGGCAGGCGCCGAACTGGAACAGCAATTGTCTGCCGCTATCAATGGCCTGGGCGTAGGTCCGCAAGGATTGGGCGGCGATTCCACGGCATTTGCGGTGCATATAGAATTGGCGGCGACACACATCACGATGAACCCGGTCGCAGTCAATATGCAATGTCATTCCGCGCGACGGGCGACGGCAACCTTCACGCCAGCCGGCGTGGCTTTCGGATTCTGATCATGGCCCATTACGAACTCAGCACGCCAGTGAGCGAAGCGCAGATTCGACAATTGCGCATCAACGATACGGTGACCTTGCAGCAAACGCTGTTCGGTATACGCGACGCCACCCAGATCCACATGTTCGATCGCGGTCGCACGACGCGCTTCGACCTGAACGGTCATGCGGTGATACATACCGCACCGAATGTGAAGAAGGTTGAAGCTAGCGACGCTTACCCCGCTGGCTACCAGCCGATCTGCATAGGCACTACCACCTCGGATCGTATGGAGCGGTTCACACGTCCCTTGATGACCAAGAACGGTGTGCGCATCATCATCGGCAAAGGCGGCATGCGCGAAGATTCACTGGCAGCGTTCGGCGAACTCGGCGGCGTGTATCTGGCCATCGTCGGCGGTACGGCAGCTTTGGAAACCACCTGGATTACGCAAATTGAAGATGTCGATCTGGATGATCTGAATCCGGAATCGTTATGGAAATTCCGCATCGCCAATTTCGGTCCTTTGCTGGTAGCGATGGATAGCCATGGCGGCAGTCTGTACAACGACATCAACAAAGGTATGCAAGCGCGCCGCGCAGAAGTACTGGCCAGCCTTGGAGTGAAAAGCACATGAGCACCAACACCAGCATCAAGCGCGTAGTGACGGACATTCTGGTACTGGGCTCAGGCGGTGCCGGCCTGTTTGCCGCATTGCATGCGCATCAAGCCAATCCGGAGCTATCGATCACGGTGGCGGTAAAAGGCTTGCTCGGCAAGTCCGGCTGTACACGCATGGTGCAAGGCGGCTACAACGTCGCATTGGCTGAAGGCGATTCGATCGAACGGCATTTCATGGATACCATCGAAGGCGGCAAATGGCTGTCCGATCAGGATCTGGCGTGGACGCTGGTCACCAAGGCGATCGAACGCATCCATGAACTGGAAAACGAACTCGGCTGCTTCTTTGATCGCAATCCGGATGGCACCGTGCATCAGAAAGCCTTCGCCGGCCAGACTTTCGATCGCACAGTGCACAAGGGCGACCTGACCGGAATTGAAATCATGAACCGGCTGGCCGAACAAATCTGGCATCGCGGCATCGCGCGACTGGAAGAACATCGTGCAGTGGAATTGATCAAGACCGCAGACGGCAAATCGCTGGCCGGCGTGTTGATGATAGACATGCGCTGCGGAGAATTTGTCTTCGTGCAAGCCAAGGCCGTGTTGCTGGCGACCGGCGGCGGCCCGACCATGTATAAATTCCACACACCGTCTGGCGAAAAAAGCTGCGACGGCTTGGCCATGGCTTTGCGTGCCGGATTACCGTTACGCGATATGGAGATGGTGCAATTTCATCCAACCGGATTATTGGCCGGGCCGGATACCCGTATGACAGGCACCGTGCTGGAAGAGGGCTTGCGCGGTGCCGGCGGCTATCTGCTCAATGGCTTGAAAGAGCGCTTCATGCAGAACTACGATCCGCGCAAGGAACGCGCCACGCGCGATATCGTATCGCGCTCGATTTATTCCGAAATGCGTGCCGGACGTACTACGCCCAATGGTGGCGTATACATCCAGATGGCGCACTTGGGACCAGAAAAAGTACGTGTGCAATTCAAGGGCATGGTCGAGCGTTGTGCCGATTGCGGCTTTGATCTCGCCGCTGACTTGGTGGAAGTGGTGCCAACCGCGCATTACATGATGGGTGGCGTGATCTTCCGACCTGATTGCACGACGGCATTGCACGGCTTGTTTGCAGCCGGCGAAGATACCGGCGGCGTGCACGGTGCCAATCGCTTGGGTGGCAATGGTGTTGCCAACTCCACCGTGTTTGGCGGCATAGCTGGCGAATCGATGGCAGCATGGCTGCTCAACAACAATGAATTGCGCGAACCCGATATTGCCGCGATCGAACTAAGCATCACGGCGCATCGCGCACCGTTCGGCAATCCGATCGGCAATCTGCAAGCCTTGCGTGAAGCGCTGTACGAATGCATGTGGGAAGACGTCGGCATCTTGCGTACCGCAGAAGGTTTGCGCCGCGGGATCGCCAAGCTGGCGGAATTGGATCGCGAGTTATTAACTATCGGCGTGGCCGACGATGATCCTGCATTCAATATGACCTGGCATGACTGGATGAATCTGCGTAGCTTGCTGGCCGTCAGTCGTGTGATTGCGACGGCAGCGCTGGCGCGTGAAGATTCGCGCGGTGCGCACTTCCGCGAAGATGCACCGCAGACCAGTGCATTGGCTACGTCTGCTTATACGGTAGTGAAACAAGATGGCGATGCCTTGACGGTAACGACGCAGGCAGTGAATTTTGTGCGGGTCAAACCAGGCGAGACATTACTGGTCGAGACAGAGAGCGCTTGATCGATAACGCTGATCGCTTCGGCGTAAAGCCTGAATGCGATCAGCGGCGTGACAAATTACTGCGCAATCGGTGCCACGTATTCGTGCTTCTCGGTGTTGATATACGAGATGCGCCATTCGATAGGCAGATCATTATATGAAAACGCCACACGCCGTACTTCCAGTATGGGCGTGCCAAGCTTGAGGCCCAGCAGGGCTGCGTGCTTCTCGCCGACAGGGGCTGCGCGCAAGCGCTCTTCCGTACGAATGACACTGAGGCCGAAATCAATCTGATACAGGTTGTAAAGCGTATTGGGACGATTGCGTATCTGCGCTTCGGTCAGGCTGACAAACAATGGTTCCGGCAAGACGATGTCGTCAACGATCACGGGCTGTTCTTGCAGGTACAAAAGATTGGTAAACGCAAATACCTTGCCCGTCGCCGGCAACAGCAGCTTTTCCGCCGCGTGCTTATCGGCACGACGCTTGGCAAATTCGACCAGCGATAGTTGCGGGTAAGTCTTGTTGCCTGAGTGATCGGTCACATTAAAGAAGCGAAACATCTGCTGCGCACGATTGTGCTGCGCCACGTAAGTACCCCGCCCCTGATGTCGAATCAGTATGTTTTCCGCAACCAGCTCGTCTATCGCCTTGCGCAAGGTGCCGATCGATACCGAAAACCGCTCGCACAGTTTCTTTTCCGCAGGAATCGCTTCACCCGGCTTCCACTCACCGGCGGCCAGCGCGCGCAATACCTGCTTCTGCACTTCTTTGTAGAGCGTGGTTCCGACCGCAGGAATGGAGACGTTTGCTTTGATATTCATAGGCCGCAACTATAAACCATAACGCTTCCCTTACGCATCACACCCGCGGTACATAAGGCCTTTATCGACTCCGAAAAAATAAATATAAGTGATATAGGTCATATAGTTGACTTGAGCGAAAAGTAGTCATAGTATCGATGCATTCGATCTCAGGCCAGCAGATGCCTTCGAATACGCAAACCCAAATTTAAAGGAGCGACAAAATGATTCATGTTGTTTTGCATGACGCTAAGGACACCGTGGCAGTTGCGGTAGTCGAAGGCATTAAGGCCGGCACCGATCTGACTGCTTGGATCATGGACGATGACCGCACTGTCAGCATCAAGGCACTCCAGGACATCCCGATGGGACACAAGATCGCGATGAAACCGATGGCCGTCGGCGACACCGTTTTCAAATACGGTGTCGATATCGGCAAGGTTGTGGCTGCAGCAAAGGCAGGCGAACACGCGCATGTCCACAACATCAAAACCAAACGCTGGTAGAGGTTCCGAATAAATCCCTTGCGCGATGCATCTCAGACCACGCGCGGTGATTTCTTCGCAACCAGACACGGCGCATGCCAAATCAGAACAAACATCCATCTCAACTGAGTTCCAGAGGCCCAAATGATCACTAAAGACAGCACTTTCCTTGGCTACCGCCGTGAAAACGGTCGCGTCGGCGTTCGCAATCACGTCATCATCCTGCCGCTCGACGATTTATCGAACGCCGCATGTGAAGCCGTCGCCAACAACATCAAAGGGACCATGGCGATCCCGCATCCTTATGGTCGCCTGCAATTCGGCGCCGATCTCGATCTGCATTTCCGCACATTGATCGGCACCGGCTCCAACCCGAACGTCGCAGCGGTCGTCGTGATCGGGATCGAAGACAGCTGGACCAAGAAAATCGTCGACGGCATTGCCGCAACGGGCAAACCCGTCGTGGGCTTCGGCATCGAAGGCCACGGTGATCACGAAACCATCATGAATGCGTCGAAGAAGGCGCGTGAATTCATGCAGTGGGCGTCCGAGAAAAAGCGTGAGGAATGCCATATCAAGGAATTGTGGGTGTCGACCAAATGCGGTGAAAGCGACACCACGTCCGGTTGCGGCGCCAACCCTACTGTCGGTGCCGCATTCGACAAGCTGCATGCGCTGGGCTCAACCCTGGTGTTCGGCGAGACGTCCGAAATTACCGGCGGCGAAAGCATCCTGGCCGCACGTTGTGCCAATGATGAAGTACGCAAACAGTTCATGTTCATGTTCGATCGCTATCAGGACATGATCAATCGCCACAAAACCTCGGATCTGTCTGACTCGCAGCCAACCAAGGGCAATATCGCCGGCGGCTTGACCACCATCGAAGAAAAAGCGATGGGCAATATTCAGAAGATCGGCAAGAAGTGCACCGTCGACGGCGTGATCGACAAGGCGGAAATGCCGACGCATTCCGGCCTCTGGTTCATGGATTCCTCCTCTGCCGCAGCCGAAATGGTCACGCTGTGCGCAGCCTCCGGTTTTGTCGTGCATTTCTTCCCTACCGGCCAGGGTAACGTCATCGGCAACCCTATCCTGCCGGTCATCAAGATCTGCGCCAACCCGCGCACCGTGCGTTTGATGAGCGAGCATATCGATCTCGATTGCTCAGGTTTGCTGCAGCGCGAATTGACGCTGGAACAGACTGGTGACAAATTGCTGGAGATGATGATCAGTACAGCAAATGGCCGCCTCACCGATGCCGAAGTTCTCGGCCATCGTGAATTCGTCCTGACGCGTTTGTACGAAAGCGCCTAATCCATCAAACCAGCGGCCCGCTATGCAGCGGGCCGCTCCGTCCTACTGAAAAGGAGAGTAGTTTCCAAAGGAGATCAACGGAGCAGTCGCAAAGACGCCCGTAACAATCAGGCCGGAAAGCCACCCGTAAAGTCGACACAGAGCGGCCTGAGCGGGACGATTACATAGAGGACAGACAATGAACGGATTGCCACAGCCCCTGCTGGATGTCAGAGGGGTCACACTGCAATACAAGACCAAGGAGCACCTTGTTACGGCCACTTATCGGGTCGATTTCAAGGTATATAAATCGGATCGATTTGTCTTGCTCGGCCCGTCTGGCTGCGGAAAATCGACTCTGCTCAAGGCTGTAGGTGGCTACATGATGCCTACCGAAGGCGAAATGCGGCTGCACGACAAGGTCATCACCAAACCCTGGTACGACCGCATGATGGTATTT
It encodes the following:
- a CDS encoding Putative regulator protein (Evidence 3 : Function proposed based on presence of conserved amino acid motif, structural feature or limited homology; Product type pr : putative regulator) produces the protein MLEFDHSTTVGTTLYKEVKRRVLRALAAGEWKPGEAIPAEKKLCELFSVSIGTLRKAIDELVAENILIRHQGRGTFVSMHNREQQMFRFFNVANHDGTKSYPHLELIAFAKKKAGTLAVQKLRQPGSKVYEFTNVLSLQGAPVIVDDITVPDLLFVGLTEAVLRNRPNTLYSLYQVRFGISIIRIEERLRAVSADARYADLLHLAIGAPLLEVRRVAYSYDDQPVEWRISHINTEHHEYMAQAAHYS
- a CDS encoding putative Cyanophycin synthetase (Evidence 3 : Function proposed based on presence of conserved amino acid motif, structural feature or limited homology; Product type pe : putative enzyme) translates to MSMEISRVRALRGPNLWSRHTSIEAIVSCNESEQDIAAIPGFEDRLRARFPEIKFIESARPKKAFSMADVLEFAALGLQAQAGCPVTFSRTIATVEKDTYQVVVEYTEEAVGRLAFELAQELCRAAVEDTPFDLATALASLRELDEDIRLGPSTGAIVDAAVLRGIPYRRLTEGSMVQFGWGSKQLRIQAAETSFTSAIAESIAQDKEMTKLLLSAAGVPVPDGRSVTTADDAWLAATEIGAAVVIKPRDGNQGKGVSVNLKTREEIEVGFAAAQVICDDVVIERYISGQDYRFLVVGKQLIAAARRTPPEVIGDGVQTIQQLIDQVNLDPLRGDGHASPLTKIKVDKTTLATLEKQSHTLESIPAKGVPVVLRNNANLSTGGIATDVTDDVHPELAARVVEAAQMIGLDIAGVDLVCENVHNTLEEQGGGIVEVNAAPGLRMHIKPSFGKGRPVGEAIVSTMFAEGDDGRIPVVAVAGTNGKTTTVRLIAHILQANKHRVGMTTTDGVYIENQRIDTGDCSGPRSARNVLMHPDVDAAVFETARGGVLREGLGFDRCNVAVVTNIGVGDHLGLNFISTVEDLAVVKRVIVQNVAPNGTAVLNAADPMVANMAASCPGSVTFFAKDGNHAVLATHRAKGHRVVFLDGTSIVASEGAFEHRIALADIAITHNGLIGFQIENAMAAIGAAWSLNLSWDIVLNGLRTFENSAATTPGRFNLFTHHGATVIADYGHNPDAIEALTHAVEAMPAKRRMVVISGAGDRRDDDLRRQTEILGDAFDDVILYEDQCQRGRADGEVLALLRQGLTKAKRAKSIKEIHGEFLAIDTALASLQAGDLCLILVDQVEEALAHIASRVA
- a CDS encoding Putative fumarate reductase respiratory complex transmembrane subunit (Evidence 3 : Function proposed based on presence of conserved amino acid motif, structural feature or limited homology; Product type pe : putative enzyme) codes for the protein MSSVAAQQARAWYVQRISAMVLALCVIVHIGIIMYAVRGGLSGSEILARTRGSWAFGLFYSVFVLACAAHVPVGLANIAQEWLGWTAGRSRMLSLLAGLLILAMGWCAVYGVTLS
- a CDS encoding Putative permease (Evidence 3 : Function proposed based on presence of conserved amino acid motif, structural feature or limited homology; Product type pt : putative transporter), which produces MTSQFGVVLFGAMLAAIVSGSSGFAFGLIASAVWLHVLAPSQVVPLVVACSLLVNLVMVWQLRRVIKLNLLWPFLLGAMVGVPIGVAALHSLDAKMVRQGVGALLITYSTYMFLQPKMPVIRLTGLSGKIADGAVGMLGGFMGGATSLNGVFPTLWCGLRGWTKSEQRGVFQPYILIVHAVTLAWMGGAGELNRQTGIDILLCVPALLIGSWLGLRLFHHVSEKGFRKLMLGLFFLSGLALVVSR
- a CDS encoding Succinate dehydrogenase/fumarate reductase Fe-S protein subunit (Evidence 2b : Function of strongly homologous gene; Product type e : enzyme), with translation MTTSLKVKVWRGKQDGAFVSYEVPRRESQTVLDVVTYIQRHLDSTLSYRFSCRVGMCGSCAMTVNGVARWTCRTHVSKVASNGELEIAPLSNLPVVKDLATDMSEFFDKWARGKGQFKGTRTRHEEFASVDPASKARVAASAGIECIGCGVCYASCDVVTWRPAFLGPAALNRAWTLVNDVRDANQEERLRAVAGDSGCHACHTQGSCTQRCPKQIAPTAGIAGLKLLAARAALRGKL
- a CDS encoding Conserved hypothetical protein, putative ABC transporter periplasmic component (Evidence 4 : Homologs of previously reported genes of unknown function), whose product is MKFRTFSLRALIGSCFLMGAIANVSAEVNKIGIAQQYGISYLPLMIMEENKLLEKAAKEAGLGDITVQWAKFAGGNVMNDALLSGDLQFASGGLGPFITLWAKTKDNIGVRAVAAMNSMPLLLNTRNPDIKTLQDFTEKDKIALPAVKVSIQAITLQMAAEKAFGSGQENRLDKFTVTQSHPDGMAAMLSGSSEINSHFTSPPFQYTELDRPGIHTVVNSYEVTGGPHTFNVVWASKKFVDANPKTYAAFLKAFDSSIAMINKDKKAAAEFYIRASKSKESVESIEKMLNDPNIEFTTTPKNTMKYADFMYRIGMVKVKPASWKDMFFPNMYNLPGS